gcgtcgctctgaaaacgcagaagcataaactagggcCCGCCCCAAAGTGCTCTGATCAGTTGAGACGCGTGCTGGTGACCCCCCAGGCCAACACTGATGGTCATTGCATGCTGTACCCATGATGTGTCTGTATTTTTAGTAAGAGCCAGTAAACAACAGTCGTTCAAAAAAATAACGATCACAAAATGTTAAAGCGTGGTAAAGTAATGGTTGGCGGCAATTAAATAATGCGTTAACACAATTAGAAAGCGCTAACGTGCCTGGCACTAGAAATTACACAACTATAGATTAATAAATTTAACAGAAAATTACATGGttgtttaaatacattacagAAAAACCTAAATAAATATTATCCGTTTTAATACTTTGTtgctttaatttgttttgtttgatctGCTTgtctttaaatttaaattactTTAACTATtaattttcatttatatttgttttgcttttacatttacatttgtttcaAAAAACATATATGTAAAAGGAGTGGTTATTCAAGGAAATATATACTTTTGTTGAACCTCCAGAtttttgtatgtatatttatccGCCGCTAAGCGGCCGGAACGCGCCGCCAATAGGTTTAAACTACCAAAAAcctacagaggaagaagaagaaagtcacGTTCTTTTCCGGTCTCCACCGGATGTTATGGACTTTTGGAGGGAGGGCCGCTGAGAAACGGTCAAAATGGAGAACACATATAGAAGTAATGTGTCTTTAACATGTTGATTAGGTATTAAGATTCATGATAACACATTGTGAAAAGCTTTAAAGCTAACGGTATTCAATCTAACTTTTCCTTTGTCCCGTTGCTATAGTGATCGAGATGCTAATGCTAGCTAagaatgacaaaaacaacactgatGTTTAAAGTTGATTCGTTGGCTTATTAAACGTATACTCACAGTGAGATGATAGTTTAATAACGTGTGTATGATCATTGTTAGTGTCATTAAGAAGTACTCTTATCTTGTGCTGTGGTAAACGTGAAGttagtgtttttaatttaatttacgtAATGGTAGAGTTGAGTTTGATGCATCGACAACAGTAGAACATAGATGCTACTCTTTTATGTTCTGCTTGAATCTCAAGTTATAAAAGCAGAAACCAACTTCAGATGTAAAATGAACGTAGTTGAGTAAAAGATTCCCTTTGATGGGTTGTGGATTAAAAGTACAGAGTAATTGACTTGAACAGTACTGTACAGTACAGTGACTGTATTGATTACAATAGATCTGAGTACAGCAGAAAGAGAACAGCGATGAAACTCACACGTTTGGATGCTGTCATTCACAGATTTGTCATCTGCTCTGTTCAGACGGGGCGTGTTTTATTCTGATAAAGTAAATTCATTCTGATCTTGAGGTTGTTGCTTAGTTAAAGACACTGAAGTCTGTCAGAAGGAGACACACGACTGATGATGGTGGTAAATGTGTTGTCATAGTGACAGACAAAGACATCCGACAGATGATACAGCTACGTGCCACCAACGCCGACATCTTCACCGGACGGAAGAACTCTGCGCTGAGAGGATGGAGGTCAGTGTGCTCTCAGATCCTCTTTCAGGATCCCGTTGGTCTGTTCCTCGTCTCTGACTCAACTCTTTGATCTCCTGCAGGGCCATCAGGAAGGAGATGGGCATCCAGCGAGTGATGACCGCTCAGCAGCTGAAGAAGAAGTGGGACAACCTGAAAGACAAGTACAGGGTCGgtgttcttttctttcaggACTCACAAGCAGCTGACATCTCGTGTTTAGTCTGGACTCCAGAAACGGCCCTTTTTGTTGGCTGCACTTCAGACTTAGTAGCTGTCATCATCTATACAGGTAGGATGAAACAAAAGTACCTCAGTATTAAAACAGGAAGTCCCTAAAACTCCACAAAAATGTGGAGAATATTGAAGGAAACTACTTATAGATGTGAAGTCAAAGACAggattagttgggtgtcatcagcatagcaaTGGTAGAAGAAGTTGGTGTACAAAGAGAAGAGTAGGGGACCCAGGAGAGAGCCTCGGGGGAGCCCAATGTTGAGAGGACAAGGTTCAAATACAGATCCTCTCCAAGTTGTTCTGTAAGTGCAGTCGTTGAGGTATGATGAGAGAAGgtagagagcagagcctgagacacccagttcctgaagggaggaaataaggatctggtggttcaCTGTGTGCAGCAGAAAGGTCGAGAAGgatgaggtcagaggagaaagaggctgCTCTGACTGTGTGGAGTGGCCATTAAGCCTGACTGAGGGTCAACAGGGATGTTatggtggagatggaggagagctgGTTAAAGATAGCATGCTCTATAGTTTTGGAAAGAACAGGCAGTAGAAACACAGGCCTGTAGTTGTTAACGTCAGATGTGTTGAGgctgggtttcttcaggagagggttcaCTCTCCTTCAGCGCGTTGGGGAAACAGCCAGTTGACAATGAAGTGTTGATATgatgggagagaaaaggaagacgGTCAGGAGCAACACACTGGAAAATATGAGAGGGGATGAGGGCAGGGGGGCAGGTGATTGggcgggcagaggttactaaggTGAGAACTTCAGGAGGGGAGACAAGGGTGTGAAAGAGGTAAATGAAGGGGATGAAAATGTTGTCACAGGGGAGGGATTAGAAATGTTTCTGTACAATAGTTGACAAAGTGGCCTTGTAGAAGGGAGTGGTGGGCTGGGGGGTCAAGGAAGCTTGAAAAGATGGAGAAGAGTTTTTTTCGGTTAGAGAAGTTGAATTTTGGTTTGGCAGAAaaagcttttggcagcagagaaagaggagattGATAAGCGAGAAGGTCTGGAGGACCTGTTGTGATGTAACAGAACCAAGAGAGGAGGACAGGGTGGAAAGTAGAGTGTCTGTGAGAGAGAAGTCTGTTGAAGGGAGggacaggtacagagtcaggcTATGTGTTACGGATGTcaggttgagagagagagaagaggaggttgTCAGATATGACACGGAGTTACAGGGAGCTTTGATGTAGATGAAGATGTAGTCGGTGTTGCCGACTTTGTGAGTAGGAACGGAAGGACTGAGTGAGAGAGCAGAGCAAGAGCAgtaggtcacatgacttcacatAAATAGCAAGAACTTCCCAACAAAGTTCTCTGTTGTCTTTGTGCTTCCTGTTTGCTGTCTTGATTTTAATGAAATTCTATATTCTAATGAAACATTTAATTCTGTGGTCGCTGTCCTGTGCAGTTGCTGAAGAACCCTCCAGTTGGCATGCAGATGTCGACTAGCTCATGGCGCTGGTTCCAGCTGATGGACGAGGCCATGACCGGCCGCCTGGCTGGGACCGCCACCGTCCTACGTCCGTCCCCGTCGAGCGACGACGAGGAGGACAACTTCGCTGCCACGCCGCCGCCTATGCTCCTTCTTCCCAAAACAGAAGCGTCTTTTTCTGAACTGCCCGACGTTCAGTCAGGGATTCTGGAGGACATGGGGACGCTGCGGGGCGGCATGCAGATCAGCAGGATCGAAGCGAGCGGGAGCGTCGTGGCCGAGAGCAGAACCGGGTCGCCTGCTGAGGGCGTGGCGGCCGGACAGGACACTGATCACTTGAGAAGGATCGATTGTGAGCCGGCTGTGATAGAGAGCCCACCTGCCGTCAACAAGAGCCAGACTGCCAGGCAGTTTGGCACCTTATTGCCCGAGCAAACGCCGTCATCCTTTGGACGCGGCGCTGGGAAGGACAACGAGGCCGCTTGTCGGCTGGAGGAGCTCCACACAGAGTGGCGAGCTCTGGAGAGAGAGCAGGCCGAGTTCGACAGAGAGCTGATCGATTTGGAGCGAGACAGGGAGGCGCTGGACAGAGACACGGCCGCtctagagagagacagagtggccatggagagagacaggggagcCGTGGAGAGAGACCGAGTGGCTCTGGATCGAGACCGAGTTGTTCTGGATCGAGACCGAGCGTTCCTGGACAGAGACCGAGCGTtcctggagagagacagagtgttCCTGGAGAGATCCAGAGAGGActtggaaagagagagagcgctgctgaggagagagagggccgtcctgcagagggaggggccAGCCGTGGACGGAGATCAGGCCGAAGTGACCACAGAGAAGGAAGTGGTGCTGCAAACTAGGTTCTTCCAGAGGCTGATGGCTGCGGACCTGGACCCGGACCAGCTGGAGACAAGACAGAGACTGGTGGGTTTGTTCCAGAGGCTTGTTGAGAAGCTGTGAGTGTCGTGTGATGAAAACCACGTTTGGACTTCTCACAACTATTTCATGTTCCGTTTGGTGTCAATAAAGACTCAATATTCCTcttctttacattacattttttacatgacatgtcatttagcagacactttcatccaaagcgatttacaataagtgcattcaaccataggggtacaaactcagaagaacaaggaacaagaaagtgcaattttctcAAATAAGCCACAATTTAAGCGCTACAATTTGTTcgtcttttagtcaaggtagagtctgaagatgtgaaggctctctgtggtcctggtgtcttcagagagctcgttccatcatttcggagcaaggacagcaaagagtggtgatctagtcgagtgttttgctcccagtgagggagggatgagcagttttgcagatgcagagcgagagtgtgggttgggatgtagggtttgaccatgtcctggatgtaagctggacccgatccattcacaccatggtacgtgagcaccaatgttttgaactgctTTAGTGACCAAACTTCAATTTTAGACCTTTCATCTTAACTCTGTGTTGTTCCGGTGTTTATGACATGGAATAATGATGAAGAGAAACAgggagaaatattcaaaagcaACAAACTGACATCTCACTGTGGTCCTtactctcctctccctcatttACTAAATTATGAATCAatcactttatatatttatatttttaatgcaCAAGGCCATGACCGGCTGTTGTTCTGGTGTTTATGACATTATTCAATAAAGTGCCAAAATAATTAATGTACACAATGAAAGAAAGTAAACGAGTGGCAAGCAAATAAATTCCTAGACTTTTAAAAATTTGTGAGAATGCgtccttttctgtgtgtgtagaatgtattttattttactttactttcaaGTCATTAGATATTTCATCTCTATTGGATTTGTTTTCTATGTTTTCTTATTCTGTGGTGCTTTATcactgttttgttgtatttgtgaCGAGGATGTTTCCGTGTAAGCCCGCCTCCTCCCCAGCTGCAGGTCATCTGACGGGGACACTTCCACGGCGCTGTTTTCGAGCGTACCCTCACCGAGCAGAGGAAACGGGCTGTAGGGTTAGCTCCCGGTAGCTCCGGTGTCATATAAGTTACAGCAGTGTTCTCTCTGGTGACGAAGACGCATAACAACGCGAGGATACGAATGTCAAGATCAACCGGGGCTACCGGAAACCGGTGTTGTTGTGTGGCGGGAAGCCCGTTTGTTTTTTAGGGTTACCGTTAGCAGCTAGCGAGCAGCGCGCTTCTCTCAGTCGGTAACCGGGAGTTAGCTTCGGGAGGAGACGGCTAACCGCCGCCCTGTAAAGTACATCTTTACCGGCGCTGTCTCACGTGATGGACCGAGGAGCTAACTCGTAAATTCGCAGGATGCACTAGCGGATGTAGCCTGACGTCAGTAGTTAGCATTGGGCCCGAGTGCCAGAgcacttccttcctttcctccttcctaGCTGGCAGAGGAGTGTCAGACCTCTTCTTCCATGATCACAATGGAGTCAACCCTCAACCCTCTGTCCCAGTTCTCAGAAAACTCTTATAAAAGTGAGTAATCATGTCCTGCTCGCATTGTCGCTCGTGTTTCCAGtgtctctcctgctccctctcctgcacccagtgtttctcctgctccctctcctgcacccagtgcctctcctgcacccagtgcctctcctgctccctctcctgcacccagtgcctctcctgcacccagtgcctctcctgcacccagtgcctctcctgctccctctcctgcacccagtgcctctcctgcacccagtgcctctcctgctccctctcctgcacccagtgcctctcctgcacccagtgtttctcctgctccctctcctgcacccagtgcctctcctgcacccagtgtttctcctgctccctctcctgcacccagtgtctctcctgctccctctcctgcacccagtgtctctcctgctccctctcctgcacccagtgtctctcctgctccctctcctgcacccagtgtctctcctgctccctctcctgcacccagtgtctctcctgctccctctcctgcacccagtgtctctcctgctccctctcctgcagccagtgtctctcctgcagccagtgtctctcctgcagccagtgtctctcctgcaccctctcctgcacccagtgtctctcctgcacccagtgtctctcctgctccctctcctgcacccagtgtctctcctgcacccagtgtctctcctgcagccagtgtctctcctgctccctctcctgcacccagtgtctctcctgcagccagtgtctctcctgctccctctcctgcacccagtgtctctcctgcacccagtgtctctcctgctccctctcctgcacccagtgtctctcctgcacccagtgtctctcctgctccctctcctgcacCCAGTGTCTCTCCTGCTCCCAGGGTCTTAATCAGATGGACCAAGGACCGTGTGGAGTACTTAACTCAAGCATCAGATGAGCTTGCCCCTAACCTCTGACCCATTTGTAGTGACTGAGGAGGACGTGAAGCGGCTGATTGAGTTCAGGGCGTCCAACGAGGCTCTGTTCACCGGGAAGAGGAACTCTGCCAAGATCGCATGGAGGTACTGACCAGGTGTTTCAGTACCTCCGGGTACTTGTATCTTACTGGAATATTGACTTTTTACGCCACTCCTCCTGTTCTTTTCCCCCCACCACCAGCATCATCTTAAAGGGCCTCGGTCTTGAGGGGAAACTCACAGCCGATCAAATTGCCAAAAAGTGGGACAACCTGCGGACTAAATACAAGGTGATGATTTAACATGCAGCTcgtgtttatttattacatgAATATAAGTTATTAATGAACAATTAATAAACACTAGGGCTTTGGGTAGAATAAATATAGTAGAACCAAAGGAAAACAGTAATGTCATTTAAGCACCAATATTATTAAGATCTATTtagattattattcattttaatataaaGTGTGACTTCTGCAGTGTGATTAAACATAATTATTGGACTGGAATGTTCTGCATCATGCACTCTCTCCTCCAGGAGAATGAAGCGcagtcttttctctttttctagtCTGGATCGGTTAGAACCACATGTAAAGTCTATCTGTGACCCCCCCAGGACCTAAAGCAGCCGTACCAGGGCCAGGACAGCATTGGGGGGGCGGTGGAGTCGTGGCCCTGGTTCCACATCATGGATGAAGCCATGCACGGCCGCCTCTACAACAGCAGCCTGGTGCTGGGCCCGGAGGCTGCCgcccaccaccccccccgctGCTGTGGGGGAGGCCTCCGGTCCGACCACCAGGAGAACACTGACATCCTGGAGTTCCTCATCAAGACGGAGATGGACGACACGGCGGCGCAGGAGGCCGCCGACGATGGGGGGGCGGTCCACACTAACGCGCCTCCCACCGAGGGGGTCCCCATgggctggaggaggatgagCGAGTGCTCCTATAAGAGTAGGTGTTTACCCAGAGTTCAACTCCTCCTTGCATCCTGCTTCTCATCCTcacaccctcctcctcacctccccccTTATCTGAGCcctttgttcctcctcctcagtgacTGAACcgga
The DNA window shown above is from Gasterosteus aculeatus chromosome X, fGasAcu3.hap1.1, whole genome shotgun sequence and carries:
- the LOC144383053 gene encoding uncharacterized protein LOC144383053 isoform X3; the protein is MQMSTSSWRWFQLMDEAMTGRLAGTATVLRPSPSSDDEEDNFAATPPPMLLLPKTEASFSELPDVQSGILEDMGTLRGGMQISRIEASGSVVAESRTGSPAEGVAAGQDTDHLRRIDCEPAVIESPPAVNKSQTARQFGTLLPEQTPSSFGRGAGKDNEAACRLEELHTEWRALEREQAEFDRELIDLERDREALDRDTAALERDRVAMERDRGAVERDRVALDRDRVVLDRDRAFLDRDRAFLERDRVFLERSREDLERERALLRRERAVLQREGPAVDGDQAEVTTEKEVVLQTRFFQRLMAADLDPDQLETRQRLVGLFQRLVEKL
- the LOC144383053 gene encoding uncharacterized protein LOC144383053 isoform X1 codes for the protein MENTYRMTDKDIRQMIQLRATNADIFTGRKNSALRGWRAIRKEMGIQRVMTAQQLKKKWDNLKDKYRLLKNPPVGMQMSTSSWRWFQLMDEAMTGRLAGTATVLRPSPSSDDEEDNFAATPPPMLLLPKTEASFSELPDVQSGILEDMGTLRGGMQISRIEASGSVVAESRTGSPAEGVAAGQDTDHLRRIDCEPAVIESPPAVNKSQTARQFGTLLPEQTPSSFGRGAGKDNEAACRLEELHTEWRALEREQAEFDRELIDLERDREALDRDTAALERDRVAMERDRGAVERDRVALDRDRVVLDRDRAFLDRDRAFLERDRVFLERSREDLERERALLRRERAVLQREGPAVDGDQAEVTTEKEVVLQTRFFQRLMAADLDPDQLETRQRLVGLFQRLVEKL
- the LOC144383053 gene encoding uncharacterized protein LOC144383053 isoform X2, with the translated sequence MIQLRATNADIFTGRKNSALRGWRAIRKEMGIQRVMTAQQLKKKWDNLKDKYRLLKNPPVGMQMSTSSWRWFQLMDEAMTGRLAGTATVLRPSPSSDDEEDNFAATPPPMLLLPKTEASFSELPDVQSGILEDMGTLRGGMQISRIEASGSVVAESRTGSPAEGVAAGQDTDHLRRIDCEPAVIESPPAVNKSQTARQFGTLLPEQTPSSFGRGAGKDNEAACRLEELHTEWRALEREQAEFDRELIDLERDREALDRDTAALERDRVAMERDRGAVERDRVALDRDRVVLDRDRAFLDRDRAFLERDRVFLERSREDLERERALLRRERAVLQREGPAVDGDQAEVTTEKEVVLQTRFFQRLMAADLDPDQLETRQRLVGLFQRLVEKL